In Cynocephalus volans isolate mCynVol1 chromosome 3, mCynVol1.pri, whole genome shotgun sequence, one DNA window encodes the following:
- the UBE2S gene encoding ubiquitin-conjugating enzyme E2 S: MNSNVENLPPHIIRLVYKEVTTLTADPPDGIKVFPNEEDLTDLQVTIEGPEGTPYAGGLFRMKLLLGKDFPASPPKGYFLTKIFHPNVGANGEICVNVLKRDWKAELGIRHVLLTIKCLLIHPNPESALNEEAGRLLLENYEEYAARARLLTEIHGGASGPSGGRAEASRVLASGATASTNPVVPGGLGGAEGPMAKKHAGERDKKLAAKKKTDKKRALRRL; encoded by the exons ATG AATTCTAACGTGGAGAACCTGCCCCCCCACATCATACGCCTGGTATACAAGGAGGTGACCACGCTGACTGCAGACCCTCCCGATGGCATCAAGGTCTTTCCCAACGAGGAGGACCTAACTGACTTGCAGGTCACCATCGAGGGCCCTG AGGGGACCCCATATGCCGGAGGTCTGTTCCGCATGAAACTCCTTCTGGGGAaggacttccctgcctccccgCCCAAGGGCTACTTCCTAACCAAGATCTTCCACCCAAATGTGGGTGCCAATGGCGAGATCTGCGTCAACGTGCTCAAGAGGGACTGGAAGGCTGAGCTAGGCATCCGACATGTGCTGCTG ACCATCAAGTGCCTGCTGATCCACCCTAACCCTGAGTCTGCGCTCAATGAGGAGGCAGGCCGCCTGCTCTTGGAGAACTACGAGGAGTACGCTGCCCGGGCCCGCTTGCTTACCGAGATCCATGGTGGGGCAAGCGGGCCCAGTGGCGGGAGGGCTGAGGCCAGCCGGGTGCTGGCCAGTGGTGCTACAGCCTCCACCAATCCCGTGGTCCCTGGGGGCCTGGGAGGAGCAGAGGGTCCCATGGCCAAGAAGCATGCAGGCGAGCGAGATAAGAAGCTGGCAGCCAAGAAAAAGACGGACAAGAAGCGGGCACTGCGGCGGCTGTAG